A stretch of DNA from Butyricicoccus intestinisimiae:
CCACTAAGCACAAAAACCGAAGTCTCAGTGCTTCGTTCGACTTGCATGTGTTAGGCACGCCGCCAGCGTTCATCCTGAGCCAGGATCAAACTCTCTAAAAAATTGTATTATTACGAGCATAGCTCGTTATAATCAAAAATTTCAGCTATATGCTGGCTTGCTGTTATTTCTATACCGGTTTTACAGCGCCCGGTTCTCTTTCTGAGTATAAACTTCAAAAGAATTTCAGGTTTGTAATTCGTTCAAGTTACGTTGTTTAATTTACAAGGTGCAATGTTTTTCGCTACTCAGTTGAGCAGCTTATTCATTTTACATCATTTTCAGAGGTTTGTCAAGAACTTTTTTCATTTCTTTTTCAAACATATTTTGATGTGTTTCAACCGATTTCTCGGCTGCAACTCAATTAGTTTAGCACGTTTTCGCCATCCTGTCAAGCACTTTTTTCTTCCGATCATTGCTTTTCATTCATTTGACGTTCGCGCTCTCGTCGAGTGCCTGAATAGGATATCATTTTTCTCGACACTTGTCAACACTTTTTGGGAAGTTTTTCAAAAAAGTTCAGATGTTTATTCCGGATAGGTCAACTGTTCCGGCGTCCAGTCTTTCAGAACCGTTCTCATCTTCTCTGCAATACGCTTTGCGCCTTCCAAATCGTGAGAAAGATAATTGCCGCACTCTTCCTTTGCAGAACCCGGAATGATTCCTTCAAACTCGCAGACAAACTGCATGGTTTCTTTTACCAGCTGAATCGCTGTATCCTGACCCATGGTATCGCGAACAAGGAAATAGAATCCCGTGCGGCAGCCCATCGGGCCTACGTATACAACTTCATCGCTATACTTTGTGTTTCTTACATAGGTAGCAAACAAGTGTTCAAATGTATGCGCCGCCGGCGGATCCAAATATACACCGTGATTCGGTTTTACCATGCGAATATCATATGTCACAACGTCGCCGTCTACGCGCGAAGTGTACATACCCTCTGTCAACGTATCGTGATTGATACAAAAGCTTGCAATGCGCTTCATATTGTTCCGCTCCTTTTTATGTGCAATGTTTTCATGCTCCATTATACGAATTTGCATTGACGAATGCAAGTCCGCTTTTTATAATAGAGATACACGAATTTTTCAATCAGAAAGGAAATTATCACTATGAAATGGGGTATTCTCGGCGCATTGGACGCAGAAGTCGATCTAATTCGCAGCAAGATGACCATCACATCCGAAACGCCCTTGTTCGGAACCGTATTTTATGAGGGCACAGTCGGTCGGGAGCAAATTGTTCTTGTCTGCTGCGGCGTCGGCAAGGTGAACGCTGCTGTTTGCGCAGCGGCTGTCATGAACCAGTTTGAAGCAGACTGCATCATAAACATTGGTATTGCCGGCGCAATGGCGCACGGACTCAAAATTCTTGACATTGTCATCAGCGATGAGGTCGGTTTCCACGATCAGGACGAAGTGATGCTCAAGTATTATCCGAAGCGCGCGTTTTTCCCAGCAGATTCTTCGCTGATTTCTCTGTGTGAACGGGCTTGTCAGGCACTTCCGGAAATGGAACACCGCTGGCGCCGCGGCCGCATTGTCTCCGGCGATGTCTTTGTCAACGACGCCGCTGTCAAGCAGTCCATCAACGAACGGTACACACCGGCTTGTGTTGAAATGGAAGGTGCTGCCATCGGCCATGCAGCTTATATGTACCGCAAGCCGTATCTGGTCATCCGCACCATGTCGGACGCTGCCGATGATGCCGCCGATACATCGTATGACAATTTTATTGATGAAGCTGCACACACCTCCGCTTCCATTATCTTGAAGATGCTGGAGCTTTCGGAATAACAGGAGGGTTTCTGTTTTGACTATCGTACCCGCTCTCATCGGCAGTTTCATTGTTTTGGCTGTCATTGCGCTTGGTCTTTGGTATTTTGAACGCATGCTCGCCAAGCGTCCGTCCAAATATGCGGGCATTGGCATGCCTGCCGCTTTTCTCGTTCTCTCTCTCTTTTCCATCGTCAAGTCGATTCCCTCTGTTGTGGAAACGATGCAGGCACAGGGATACGGCGTGATCGCCATGACTGTCACAGTAATTCTTTCTTTTCTTGTGACTAACATTCCAACGCTGTGGGTATACTTTGTGTATCGCCGCACGCGCAAAAAACTCGGATTTGAGATTTGGCCGTTTAAAAAATAAGTGCAAATCCGTCCTGCGCTCCTGCAGGGCGGATTTTTTTCACGGAGGACAGCTGCCATGTTTTTCACGTATGCGTCACATCTGCCGCGCGGTGTCGGCTTTTCGTTGTTTTCTGCACCGCACCTGTGTATACTTGCCGCCATCCTGCTGTTTTGTCTGTTCGGCGCACGATGGTATAAAAAACTGCCGGATCGGAAGCGCCGACGATGCGCACGCACACTTGGTCTGCTCCTCTTTCTGGCAGATATGCTGCGGTATGCTGTGTACTGGCGCATGGGCGGATTATCCATCTATGAATTGCCGTTGCATTTGTGCGGGCTTGCCGTCTATCTTTGTGTTTTGCACAGCCTGTGGAAACCGGACTGGCTCAGCCAGACGCTCTATACACTATGTTTGCCGGGCGCCTGCTGTGCGTTGGTATTTCCGGACTGGACGATGTATCCGTTTTTCAGTTTTGTCTCGCTGCACAGTTTCTTGGCGCACGCGCTCCTTGTCTTATATATTGTGGCACAAACTGCCGCCGGTGAAATTGTGCCGCGGCTGTCTGCCATTTGGAAGCCGCTCTTGTTTCTGTGCTGCGTTATCCCGCCCATATACTGGTTTGATACACAGTTTCACGTCAATTACATGTTTTTGCAATTGCCATCCGCCGGTTCTCCGCTCATGATTCTGTCGCAATGGGCACGCGGCAGACATACTGTTTATCTCCTGCTGTTTGCCGGTATCGCTTTTCTCGTCATGCTCTGCATGGATCTCCCATTTATCAAGCGGTATCGCCGCTGAAAAAAACTCTCGCCGAAGCGAGAGTTTTTTTAAATGCAGATGGTTTAATAATAGTCCCCGACATTGTCCTCCGTAACCTTTTCAAATGGAACCCAAATGGTGTGATCTTCCAGCTGGTACGAAATACCGGTGTTGACCTTTTCTTTCGACGCCAAGTTGATTGCCGCCTGCAGCGATGCCGCCGCCTGTCCCGACGTACTCTGGAATACGGTCGCCGTCATATCGCCGTCCAAAATTGCCTGCAGGCCGATCTGAGTGCCGTCGATACCCACAATTTTCATCTTGGATGTATCCACACCCGCCTGTTTCAGTGCTTCAATCGCACCAAGCGCCATATCATCGTTGTTGGAAATAATGGTATCCACCTTGGAGAAATCCGCGCCGTTTGCAAGCAGCGCATTGACTTTTTCCATTGCTACGCTGCGCGAAAAATCACAGTCAATCGCCGGAATGGTTTCTTCGGCGGTAATGCCGTTTTTCTGCAGCGTCTCAATAACATCCTCCGAACGTGCCATTGTGTGCAGCAGTCCTTCCGTACCCTTCAGCATAAAGTAATGTGCCTCAGTTTGTCCATCTTTTTTCAGCGCATCTGCCAGCAATTCGCCCTGCATCACGCCGGAGGTGGACTCATCCGAACCGACATATACATGGGTGTCATTGAGCAAAGACGTATCCTTCGGGCAGCGATTAACAAATACAATCGGAATATCTCCCGCCGCATCTATGACATCTTGTGCGCGGCTGTCATCCGCCAGATTGACAATCAGCGCATCCACTCCATTTTCTGCCGCCGCACGCACCGCATCATTCTGTTTATCCTGATCTGCGCCGCAATCCACGGAATGCAGTTCTACATTATTGATTTCAGCGGCAGCTTTGACAGCATTATCCAATGTTCCCAAAAATTCATCTTTTGTTGCAATGACCAAGGTGATTTCGCCGTCATAATCGGATACTTTGACCGCACGGTCTGTTTTCGAATCGCTCTGTGTCGCCTGCGATGTGCCACAGCCCACCAGCATGCCGGCACACATTGTTCCCGCTAAGATAGCAGCAAACGCCTTTTTCATTTTCATTTTTCCGCCTCACTTTCTCCGCATTTCATGCCATAATACGACAAAATTTTCCATAATTTGCATTTTAAAATGCACGAATACCTTTTCGTATGCTTCCTTTTCTTGCTGGCATCAGTATAGCATCTTTCGCACTGTAAAGTCTTTCACTTTTCCGTCATAAGTTTGCACTTTATCGTCATTGTTAATAAAACAACGTGCTTTGTTCCGTTTTGTTTTGTTGTATTTGTCATCTTTCGATGTGCTATACTGAGTGCATCTCGCAAAAAGGAGCTGACGCATGTTTTATACCTATCTATTGCGCTGTGAAGATCACTCGCTCTATGCAGGCATCACAACCGATCCCGCCCGCCGCTTTGCCCAGCATTGCGGCAAGCTGTCCGGCGGCGCAAAATATACCGCCGTGCACCGTCCCGTACGCATGGAAGCCGCTTGGCGCAGCGCCGACCGCGCAGCGGCATCCCGACTGGAATACAAGCTCAAGCACCTGAGCAAAGCAAAGAAGGAATCTCTGCTACTTGCAGATTCCGCCGTTCCGCTGCCGGAAGAATACACGCGTGTTTTCATCGAATCGGACGGCACTGTTCCGCCCTTCGCTGATAAACAAGACAAATAGTATCGTTTTTTACAAGACAATTTATCTTGCAGTCTCTATACTAAGAGACAAGCTAAGACAAAGGCGTCGGTCAGGAACAAGCCCTGATCGACGCCTTTTTGATTTCAACAGATATACCGAGGAGGAACAGAGGATGGATCGAATTCAAAATCATCCGATTTTAGGAGAGAGTCCGGAGGGTCGGAAAGTCACGTTTTATTATGACGGAAATCCTCTGGAGGGTATCGAAGGAGAGCCGATTATGGCAGCGTTAAAAGTAAACGGCGTGATGGTTCACCGCTATACCGCAAAAAAACACGAACCGCGCGGCGTATTTTGTGCCATCGGCAGATGTACCGACTGTGTCATGATTGTAGACGGAAAGCCCAATGTTCGTACCTGCATTACCCCGCTTGCCGCAGGCATGCATGTACAGACGCAATACGGTGTTCAGGCGAAAAAAGAGGTGTGAACAATGGAAATCAAACGATATGATATGATTGTCGTGGGCGCTGGCCCTGCAGGTTTATCCGCCGCGATCGAAGCAGCCAAGCATGGCGTCAAGCCCATTGTATTCGATGAAAACGCAAAGCCGGGCGGTCAGCTGTTTAAGCAGATTCATAAGTTTTTTGGCTCAAAAGAGCACAAGGCAAAAATCCGCGGCTTTCAAATCGGCAAAGAGCTGCTCGCGGAAGCAGAGCAGTACGGCGTGGAAGTCGTTCTGAATGCCGCTGTTGTCGGCCTGTATCCGGATCGGGAAATCACGGTTCGCGTCGGCGAGCAGCTGCAGCACTACAAGGGCGACAGCATTTTGATTGCAACCGGCGCTTCAGAAAACATGGTCAACTTCAAGGGCTGGACACTGCCGGGCGTCATCGGCGCCGGTGCCGCACAGACCATGATGAATTTACATCATATTTTGCCGGGTAAGCGCGTGCTCATGCTGGGCTCCGGCAATGTAGGCTTGGTCGTCAGCTTCCAGCTCATGCAGGCAGGCTGTGACGTCGTTGCTCTGTGTGATGCCGCGCCGCGTATCGGCGGCTACGGCGTGCACGCCGCGAAGGTCGCCCGCTGCGGCGTTCCGTTCTATCTGTCCCACACGATTGTAGAGGCGGAAGGCAAAGACTGTGTGACCGGCGTGACAATCGGTCAGGTCGGACCGGATTGGAAGATTGTTCCCGGCACGGAAAAGCATTTCGATGTCGATATTATTTGTTTGGCCGTCGGTCTGTCTCCGATGTCTCAGCTGCTCAGTCAGGCAGGCTGCAGCATGTTGGACACCAAGGGCGGCTATGTACCGGCCTGCGATGCAGACGGACAGACCAGCCAGCCGGGCGTGTTTGCCGCAGGCGATGTCTCCGGCATCGAGGAAGCAAGCTCCGCAATGATTGAAGGTCGCATCAGCGGCATCGCTATGGCAGCCTATCTCGGCTTTGCCACACAGAAAGAAAAAGAGAGCCGAAAGGCAGAATTGGAAGCACAGCTGGACACCCTGCGACAGGGCATGTTCGCTCCGAAAAACCGCGGCAAGAACATCCAAAAGACCGAGGAAGGCATTGATATTTCTTCCAATCTGTTGGCACACGGTTTTGTCGCAGACGATGAAATCGAACGATTTCCCGGCGTCACCAAGCAGCGCCGCATCCATCCGGTCATTGAGTGCACGCAGAACATCCCGTGCAACCCGTGTCAGGACGCCTGCCGCAAAGGCTGTATCAAAATCGGCAGCAACATCACGTCTCTGCCAGTTGTCGATGAGGAACATCCATGTATCGGCTGCGGCATGTGCGTCGCATCGTGTTCCGGACAGGCAATTTTCTTAATCGAAGAGGAAGTAGAACCGGGCTATGGCGAGGTCACCATGCCGTATGAATTTTTCCCGCTGCCAAAAGTCGGCGATCACGGCATCGCATACGGCAGAAACGGCAAGGCGGTCTGTGCCTGCGAAGTCACAAACGTTCGCACCAGTCCCGCCTTTGACCACACCAATCTGCTCACCATCAAGGTTCCAAGCAATATGCTGATGAGCGCCCGTTTTTATCGCGCGGAGGAGGCATAACTCATGATTGATATTCAGGCAAAATTACAAGAGATTGGCCCATTTATCCCCGGCGCAGACGATAATTTTCTGGTGTGTCGGTGCGAAGAAGTGACCCGCGGCGAAATCCGCCGCGCCGTACACGAAGGCATTTTTACGATAGAAGAAATGCGGCGGTATCTGCGA
This window harbors:
- a CDS encoding S-ribosylhomocysteine lyase, translating into MKRIASFCINHDTLTEGMYTSRVDGDVVTYDIRMVKPNHGVYLDPPAAHTFEHLFATYVRNTKYSDEVVYVGPMGCRTGFYFLVRDTMGQDTAIQLVKETMQFVCEFEGIIPGSAKEECGNYLSHDLEGAKRIAEKMRTVLKDWTPEQLTYPE
- a CDS encoding 5'-methylthioadenosine/adenosylhomocysteine nucleosidase, translating into MKWGILGALDAEVDLIRSKMTITSETPLFGTVFYEGTVGREQIVLVCCGVGKVNAAVCAAAVMNQFEADCIINIGIAGAMAHGLKILDIVISDEVGFHDQDEVMLKYYPKRAFFPADSSLISLCERACQALPEMEHRWRRGRIVSGDVFVNDAAVKQSINERYTPACVEMEGAAIGHAAYMYRKPYLVIRTMSDAADDAADTSYDNFIDEAAHTSASIILKMLELSE
- a CDS encoding YwaF family protein, producing the protein MFFTYASHLPRGVGFSLFSAPHLCILAAILLFCLFGARWYKKLPDRKRRRCARTLGLLLFLADMLRYAVYWRMGGLSIYELPLHLCGLAVYLCVLHSLWKPDWLSQTLYTLCLPGACCALVFPDWTMYPFFSFVSLHSFLAHALLVLYIVAQTAAGEIVPRLSAIWKPLLFLCCVIPPIYWFDTQFHVNYMFLQLPSAGSPLMILSQWARGRHTVYLLLFAGIAFLVMLCMDLPFIKRYRR
- a CDS encoding substrate-binding domain-containing protein codes for the protein MKMKKAFAAILAGTMCAGMLVGCGTSQATQSDSKTDRAVKVSDYDGEITLVIATKDEFLGTLDNAVKAAAEINNVELHSVDCGADQDKQNDAVRAAAENGVDALIVNLADDSRAQDVIDAAGDIPIVFVNRCPKDTSLLNDTHVYVGSDESTSGVMQGELLADALKKDGQTEAHYFMLKGTEGLLHTMARSEDVIETLQKNGITAEETIPAIDCDFSRSVAMEKVNALLANGADFSKVDTIISNNDDMALGAIEALKQAGVDTSKMKIVGIDGTQIGLQAILDGDMTATVFQSTSGQAAASLQAAINLASKEKVNTGISYQLEDHTIWVPFEKVTEDNVGDYY
- a CDS encoding GIY-YIG nuclease family protein codes for the protein MFYTYLLRCEDHSLYAGITTDPARRFAQHCGKLSGGAKYTAVHRPVRMEAAWRSADRAAASRLEYKLKHLSKAKKESLLLADSAVPLPEEYTRVFIESDGTVPPFADKQDK
- a CDS encoding (2Fe-2S)-binding protein, which codes for MDRIQNHPILGESPEGRKVTFYYDGNPLEGIEGEPIMAALKVNGVMVHRYTAKKHEPRGVFCAIGRCTDCVMIVDGKPNVRTCITPLAAGMHVQTQYGVQAKKEV
- a CDS encoding FAD-dependent oxidoreductase — translated: MKRYDMIVVGAGPAGLSAAIEAAKHGVKPIVFDENAKPGGQLFKQIHKFFGSKEHKAKIRGFQIGKELLAEAEQYGVEVVLNAAVVGLYPDREITVRVGEQLQHYKGDSILIATGASENMVNFKGWTLPGVIGAGAAQTMMNLHHILPGKRVLMLGSGNVGLVVSFQLMQAGCDVVALCDAAPRIGGYGVHAAKVARCGVPFYLSHTIVEAEGKDCVTGVTIGQVGPDWKIVPGTEKHFDVDIICLAVGLSPMSQLLSQAGCSMLDTKGGYVPACDADGQTSQPGVFAAGDVSGIEEASSAMIEGRISGIAMAAYLGFATQKEKESRKAELEAQLDTLRQGMFAPKNRGKNIQKTEEGIDISSNLLAHGFVADDEIERFPGVTKQRRIHPVIECTQNIPCNPCQDACRKGCIKIGSNITSLPVVDEEHPCIGCGMCVASCSGQAIFLIEEEVEPGYGEVTMPYEFFPLPKVGDHGIAYGRNGKAVCACEVTNVRTSPAFDHTNLLTIKVPSNMLMSARFYRAEEA
- a CDS encoding (2Fe-2S)-binding protein, with translation MIDIQAKLQEIGPFIPGADDNFLVCRCEEVTRGEIRRAVHEGIFTIEEMRRYLRNGMGLCQGQTCGKLVKAIMAAELHEAPDYVEPASARAPMRPMEMQILGKDGGKP